The nucleotide sequence GAGATAGACCTCAGACAGCCCGCGATAGAGGTAGGTGGTACTTCTCTGGTGGCTGGCGTGCCAAAGGCGATGAATGATGTGCTCGGATTCGATGTGATAGTGCCGAAATATCCGCAGTATATAGGTGCGATCGGAGGTGCATTGCTCTCTTCATCCTTCAGATAGCAGCAATAGCGTTGCATTTCTATTGCGTGATGTGTTTGAGATGTTAGCAAAGCGGATTATACCCTGCCTGGACTGTGACTTAGGTGTACCAGGTGGACGTGTGGTAAAGGGAGTGGAATTCAAGCACATCACGTATGCAGGTATACCCTGGGAGCTTGCAGCGGAGTATGATGACCAGGGCGCTGATGAACTCGTATTCCTGGATATCACGGCGTCGCATGAAAGGCGAGAGACAATGGCGAATGTGATAGAGAAGGTTGCGAGTAAGGTCTTCATACCGCTCACTGTTGGAGGTGGTATACGAAGCATGGAAGATGCGAGGCGGATATTCAATGCAGGTGCTGATAAGGTCTCTGTGAACACTGCTGCGTTAAAAGACCCTGAACTGGTGAATGCACTCGCTGCACGGTTCGGTTCGCAGGCGTGTGTAGTGGCAATAGATGCAAAGAGGCGGTATCTGCGCAGTGAAGAGGAATTGGAGAGGGCAATGGATGAAGACAAGGAGATAATAGATACGGGGGAGGGGAAATGCTGGTTTGAATGCTCATTTTACGGCGGCAGGAAGTTCACGGGCGTAGATGCACTGGAATGGTCGAAGGAAGTAGAGAACAGAGGAGCAGGTGAGATTCTACTCACCAGTATGGACCGTGATGGGACAAAGGACGGGTTCGACTTGGAATTGACTGCGGCAGTTTGTGAGCGTGTGAATATACCGGTTATAGCCTCTGGAGGTTGCGGCACGCCCTCGCACATAAAGGATGTCTTCACCTACACCGATGCTTCCGCTGCACTCGCGGCATCCATATTCCACTATAAAGAATACTCAATTCATGATGTCAAACGCTATCTAAAGGAGAATGGCGTTCATGTTCGGTTGTGAGTGAACTACCCCAGCTTACGCAAGGGACTTCCCGTCGACAAAGTTAAGCGAGGAGAAAGCGTTACGAGAGATTGAGTTAAGGTATATTCAGGAGCTCAGGTGGTTTTAGGGCATAAAAGTTCAAAAACAGAGGAAATATGTATACGTACGCATGTGAGTAACAAGGATATAGGTAAGATTAAAAGTCCGTTGGACAACTTACAGATAAACGGGGGAGATGGTTAAAATTAAAGATGGAGGAGTTCGACCAGAGGGATGTATATGCAAACCATGTTCTGATATACCGCTAAATTAGAATAATATACGGACTAAGTTCGGATATTATACACCGTTAGCAGAAATTCAGGGGCAAAATATGATGAGAGGGATAAAATGGAACCAATAACACAAATGCTGATATATCTTTTTATAGGTCTTTTTGCCGGATTTATGAGTGGTATGTTTGGAATAGGCGGGGGCTCTGTTAGGACACCTTTACTTTATGTTGCTGGATTGCCTTTACTAAGCGCTTTTGGAGTAAATCTATTAGTTATACCATT is from Methanophagales archaeon and encodes:
- the hisF gene encoding imidazole glycerol phosphate synthase subunit HisF yields the protein MLAKRIIPCLDCDLGVPGGRVVKGVEFKHITYAGIPWELAAEYDDQGADELVFLDITASHERRETMANVIEKVASKVFIPLTVGGGIRSMEDARRIFNAGADKVSVNTAALKDPELVNALAARFGSQACVVAIDAKRRYLRSEEELERAMDEDKEIIDTGEGKCWFECSFYGGRKFTGVDALEWSKEVENRGAGEILLTSMDRDGTKDGFDLELTAAVCERVNIPVIASGGCGTPSHIKDVFTYTDASAALAASIFHYKEYSIHDVKRYLKENGVHVRL